A single region of the Salmo salar chromosome ssa16, Ssal_v3.1, whole genome shotgun sequence genome encodes:
- the LOC106574525 gene encoding sentrin-specific protease 2 isoform X2 has protein sequence MYGWVVDGLSSLFEPITGQKHSGWPGLNVGGEIDSQRQDSNARPTKRNYQSIHVSENVSQNEPVAIKRRRKDIISFVKKTVAGVAGLLRLRNPLSPASERNGRYPASQGPVGLMGIDELHTSWMSSSDWKMEKPTVGGQRERGGLGLLQGASPPLRKPGGSVLGPGNPDRGRDGDKPQRRSLQLLPSRPTLGVGVGTGPPSSDLPPPTPNRTHRQCLAVEEALKESDKEHYRRLLEMVSDKYSKSQPLPFTRTKPQGATFTQDGHRMAILGRTYESVTPKTGPLRANPSVYMWRDTSSAKQTRDMRGELCLSKPLSTAVDTQPASNATKQPELDLSAEVAARLNLVDREKPTHTDTLNSAEELPRFSKEMAVEVSRALSQRDPNLVLSSAFKLCITQRDLASLQEGSWLNDEVINFYLSLVMTRSSSAGQGLKVYSFSTFFFPKLHGGGHAAVKRWTKAVDLFQYDIILVPLHLGVHWSLAVINFNSRTVRSYDSMGQRHDDICSLLLLYLRQEHKARKDLDLDAWTVGSLRASEIPQQKNGSDCGVFACKYADYIAQGRPLNFRQCHMPLFRKLMIWEILNQRLL, from the exons ATGTACGGATGGGTAGTTGACGGACTATCGTCGCTTTTCGAGCCTATAACCGGGCAAAAACATTCCGGTTGGCCTGGTTTGAACGTTGGCGGGGAGATAGACTCGCAACGGCAGGATAGCAACGCCAGGCCAACCAAAAGGAACTACCAGAG CATTCATGTTTCAGAAAATGTTAGCCAGAATGAACCAGTGGCGATCAAGAGACGGAGAAAGG ACATAATTAGTTTTGTGAAGAAGACTGTAGCAGGGGTGGCTGGGCTGCTGAGACTGAGGAACCCACTGTCTCCTGCCAGTGAGAGAAACGGAAGATACCCAGCAAGCCAG GGCCCCGTGGGCCTGATGGGAATAGATGAACTCCACACCTCATGGATGAGCAGCTCTGATTGGAAAATGG AGAAACCAACagtaggaggacagagggagagaggggggctggGCCTCCTCCAGGGAGCCTCTCCCCCTCTGAGGAAACCAGG TGGCTCAGTGCTGGGTCCAGGGAacccagacagagggagagacggagacaaGCCCCAGAGACGCTCCCTCCAGCTCCTGCCCAGTCGGCCTACCCTGGGGGTGGGGGTTGGGACAGGACCCCCCAGCTCAGACCTACCCCCGCCCACCCCTAACCGCACCCACAGACAGTGCTTGGCAGTGGAGGAG GCTCTGAAGGAGAGTGATAAGGAACACTACAGACGGCTACTGGAGATGGTGTCTGATAAATACAGCAAGAGCCAACCGCTGCCCTTCACCCGCACCAAACCCCAGGG GGCAACATTTACACAGGATGGACATAGAATGGCCATTTTGGGAAGAACCTATGAGTCTGTAACCCCAAAGACAGGACCCCTCAGAG CCAACCCCAGTGTGTATATGTGGAGAGATACATCCTCAGCCAAACAAACCAGAGACATGAGAGGAGAGTTGTGTCTCAGTAAGCCTCTCAGCACAGCTGTGGACACACAACCTGCCAGCAATGCAACG AAGCAGCCAGAGCTGGATCTCTCTGCAGAGGTAGCAGCAAGACTCAACctggtggacagagagaagccaacacacactgacacactcaaCAGCGCTGAGGAGCTCCCCAGGTTCAGCAAG gagatggCTGTGGAGGTGAGTCGTGCCCTGTCTCAGAGGGATCCTAACCTGGTCCTGAGCTCAGCCTTCAAGCTATGCATCACACAGAGAGACCTGGCTTCTCTACAGGAAGGGAGCTGGCTCAATGATGAG gtgaTTAACTTCTACCTGTCCCTAGTAATGACTCGTAGCAGTAGTGCTGGGCAAGGGCTGAAGGTCTACTCCTTCAGTACTTTCTTCTTCCCCAAACTACATGGAGGGGGGCACGCCGCCGTGAAGCGATGGACCAAAGCTGTGGACCTCTTCCAGTATGACATCATCCTGGTTCCGCTGCACCTGGGAGTCCACTGGTCACTGGCT gtGATAAACTTTAACTCCAGGACCGTGAGGTCTTATGACTCTATGGGACAGCGACATGACGACATCTGCAGCCTCTTACT GCTGTACCTGAGACAGGAGCACAAGGCCAGGAAGGACCTAGATCTGGATGCGTGGACAGTGGGCAGCTTGAGGGCCAGC gagatcCCTCAACAGAAGAATGGCAGTGACTGTGGAGTGTTTGCCTGTAAATATGCTGACTATATCGCCCAGGGGCGGCCTCTCAACTTCCGACAG TGTCACATGCCCCTGTTCAGGAAGCTGATGATCTGGGAGATTCTCAACCAGAGGCTTCTGTAG
- the LOC106574525 gene encoding sentrin-specific protease 2 isoform X1, producing MYGWVVDGLSSLFEPITGQKHSGWPGLNVGGEIDSQRQDSNARPTKRNYQSIHVSENVSQNEPVAIKRRRKDIISFVKKTVAGVAGLLRLRNPLSPASERNGRYPASQGPVGLMGIDELHTSWMSSSDWKMEKPTVGGQRERGGLGLLQGASPPLRKPGGSVLGPGNPDRGRDGDKPQRRSLQLLPSRPTLGVGVGTGPPSSDLPPPTPNRTHRQCLAVEEALKESDKEHYRRLLEMVSDKYSKSQPLPFTRTKPQGATFTQDGHRMAILGRTYESVTPKTGPLRANPSVYMWRDTSSAKQTRDMRGELCLSKPLSTAVDTQPASNATQKQPELDLSAEVAARLNLVDREKPTHTDTLNSAEELPRFSKEMAVEVSRALSQRDPNLVLSSAFKLCITQRDLASLQEGSWLNDEVINFYLSLVMTRSSSAGQGLKVYSFSTFFFPKLHGGGHAAVKRWTKAVDLFQYDIILVPLHLGVHWSLAVINFNSRTVRSYDSMGQRHDDICSLLLLYLRQEHKARKDLDLDAWTVGSLRASEIPQQKNGSDCGVFACKYADYIAQGRPLNFRQCHMPLFRKLMIWEILNQRLL from the exons ATGTACGGATGGGTAGTTGACGGACTATCGTCGCTTTTCGAGCCTATAACCGGGCAAAAACATTCCGGTTGGCCTGGTTTGAACGTTGGCGGGGAGATAGACTCGCAACGGCAGGATAGCAACGCCAGGCCAACCAAAAGGAACTACCAGAG CATTCATGTTTCAGAAAATGTTAGCCAGAATGAACCAGTGGCGATCAAGAGACGGAGAAAGG ACATAATTAGTTTTGTGAAGAAGACTGTAGCAGGGGTGGCTGGGCTGCTGAGACTGAGGAACCCACTGTCTCCTGCCAGTGAGAGAAACGGAAGATACCCAGCAAGCCAG GGCCCCGTGGGCCTGATGGGAATAGATGAACTCCACACCTCATGGATGAGCAGCTCTGATTGGAAAATGG AGAAACCAACagtaggaggacagagggagagaggggggctggGCCTCCTCCAGGGAGCCTCTCCCCCTCTGAGGAAACCAGG TGGCTCAGTGCTGGGTCCAGGGAacccagacagagggagagacggagacaaGCCCCAGAGACGCTCCCTCCAGCTCCTGCCCAGTCGGCCTACCCTGGGGGTGGGGGTTGGGACAGGACCCCCCAGCTCAGACCTACCCCCGCCCACCCCTAACCGCACCCACAGACAGTGCTTGGCAGTGGAGGAG GCTCTGAAGGAGAGTGATAAGGAACACTACAGACGGCTACTGGAGATGGTGTCTGATAAATACAGCAAGAGCCAACCGCTGCCCTTCACCCGCACCAAACCCCAGGG GGCAACATTTACACAGGATGGACATAGAATGGCCATTTTGGGAAGAACCTATGAGTCTGTAACCCCAAAGACAGGACCCCTCAGAG CCAACCCCAGTGTGTATATGTGGAGAGATACATCCTCAGCCAAACAAACCAGAGACATGAGAGGAGAGTTGTGTCTCAGTAAGCCTCTCAGCACAGCTGTGGACACACAACCTGCCAGCAATGCAACG cagAAGCAGCCAGAGCTGGATCTCTCTGCAGAGGTAGCAGCAAGACTCAACctggtggacagagagaagccaacacacactgacacactcaaCAGCGCTGAGGAGCTCCCCAGGTTCAGCAAG gagatggCTGTGGAGGTGAGTCGTGCCCTGTCTCAGAGGGATCCTAACCTGGTCCTGAGCTCAGCCTTCAAGCTATGCATCACACAGAGAGACCTGGCTTCTCTACAGGAAGGGAGCTGGCTCAATGATGAG gtgaTTAACTTCTACCTGTCCCTAGTAATGACTCGTAGCAGTAGTGCTGGGCAAGGGCTGAAGGTCTACTCCTTCAGTACTTTCTTCTTCCCCAAACTACATGGAGGGGGGCACGCCGCCGTGAAGCGATGGACCAAAGCTGTGGACCTCTTCCAGTATGACATCATCCTGGTTCCGCTGCACCTGGGAGTCCACTGGTCACTGGCT gtGATAAACTTTAACTCCAGGACCGTGAGGTCTTATGACTCTATGGGACAGCGACATGACGACATCTGCAGCCTCTTACT GCTGTACCTGAGACAGGAGCACAAGGCCAGGAAGGACCTAGATCTGGATGCGTGGACAGTGGGCAGCTTGAGGGCCAGC gagatcCCTCAACAGAAGAATGGCAGTGACTGTGGAGTGTTTGCCTGTAAATATGCTGACTATATCGCCCAGGGGCGGCCTCTCAACTTCCGACAG TGTCACATGCCCCTGTTCAGGAAGCTGATGATCTGGGAGATTCTCAACCAGAGGCTTCTGTAG